The Brassica napus cultivar Da-Ae chromosome C7, Da-Ae, whole genome shotgun sequence genome has a segment encoding these proteins:
- the LOC111213711 gene encoding glutathione S-transferase T3, with product MEKDTSYMNLLFSQSQTPVDLDSPETFWFGSQGPSESVVEPVVESVVESGVRRKWSPKEDKILIGAWLNTSKDPVVSNEQKAGAFWKRIVDYYNASPQLVGTVPREVTSCKQRWGRINTDVSKFAGCYDTALREQRSGQNDDDVMKAALDIFFSNNEYKFSMDHC from the coding sequence ATGGAAAAGGACACTAGTTATATGAACCTACTGTTTAGTCAATCTCAGACTCCAGTGGACCTTGATTCACCTGAAACTTTTTGGTTCGGTAGCCAAGGTCCTAGTGAGTCTGTTGTCGAGCCTGTTGTCGAGTCTGTTGTCGAGTCTGGTGTCAGGAGGAAGTGGTCTCCGAAGGAGGATAAGATCCTTATTGGCGCTTGGCTTAACACCAGTAAGGATCCCGTCGTCAGCAATGAGCAGAAAGCTGGTGCTTTCTGGAAGCGGATTGTAGATTACTACAACGCAAGCCCGCAGCTGGTTGGGACAGTACCGAGAGAGGTTACCTCTTGCAAGCAGAGGTGGGGTAGGATCAACACTGACGTATCCAAGTTCGCTGGATGCTATGACACGGCTCTGAGGGAGCAGAGAAGTGGccaaaatgatgatgatgtgatgaaagctGCCTTAGACATCTTCTTCAGTAATAACGAGTACAAGTTCTCCATGGATCACTGCTGA
- the LOC106432280 gene encoding uncharacterized protein At4g04775 — MGQDYSYSQPSSSSNSLDMSSLLEAEAKLYADEAESPYCNAEPDQFPPQREPDDGIPTACYCGAQPVVECSYTPKDPYRRYFMCANVDDGDCHIWKSWDVALMEEMSEFQRHLRQLKDQAFECDQKLLKLQKTLCELKKKSETPNAFALALYAMVSALVFIGLAAMFLSGRASKK, encoded by the exons ATGGGACAAGATTACAGCTACTCCCagccttcttcatcatcaaactcTCTAGACATGAGCTCCCTTCTTGAAGCAGAAGCTAAGCTGTACGCGGATGAAGCTGAGAGTCCCTACTGCAATGCAGAGCCGGATCAGTTCCCACCTCAACGAGAGCCTGATGATGGAATCCCGACGGCATGCTACTGTGGTGCTCAGCCTGTTGTCGAATGCTCTTACACACCTAAAGATCCATACAGAAGATACTTCATGTGCGCCAATGTCGATGATGGGGACTGCCACATATGGAAATCGTGGGATGTGGCTTTAATGGAGGAGATGAGTGAGTTTCAGAGACATCTCAGGCAGCTCAAGGATCAAGCTTTTGAGTGTGACCAGAAGCTGCTTAAGCTACAGAAGACCTTGTGTGAGCTAAAGAAGAAATCAGAGACTCCAAATGCCTTTGCATTGGCACTTTATGCAATGGTGTCCGCATTAGTTTTCATAGGTTTGGCTGCTATGTTCCTGAGTG GAAGAGCTTCAAAGAAGTAA
- the LOC106350703 gene encoding uncharacterized protein LOC106350703 — protein sequence MRGDYSIAKNGIVWCFVLQVIIFYVESIEVGDVSFTIAMKNEMYGLKRPSVVYRCKSSEKSLRWHRSRPKTQFSWDFDVPPFGNGVVIHICHFLSSQGTAHVEIRTLSMTSMLCGGHVCKYVIKPNGIYFVGFETYYPHNILLRFLELVRPVEKLVEPWKAWSPRQLIALRAERNRTRSSDDNDYDDDDKEKDD from the coding sequence atgagAGGAGACTATAGCATTGCCAAGAACGGTATAGTCTGGTGCTTTGTGTTACAAGTCATCATATTCTATGTAGAATCGATAGAAGTTGGAGATGTGAGTTTCACGATAGCGATGAAAAACGAAATGTACGGCTTAAAACGTCCATCAGTTGTCTACCGGTGTAAGTCATCTGAAAAATCCCTCCGGTGGCACAGATCGCGTCCCAAAACGCAATTTTCATGGGATTTTGATGTACCGCCGTTTGGAAACGGCGTGGTGATTCACATATGCCATTTCCTGTCAAGCCAAGGGACAGCGCATGTCGAGATCAGGACGTTGTCGATGACATCTATGTTGTGCGGAGGACATGTGTGTAAATACGTCATCAAGCCGAACGGTATATATTTCGTTGGTTTTGAGACGTACTATCCGCACAACATTTTGTTAAGGTTTCTAGAGTTGGTGAGGCCTGTTGAAAAGCTTGTCGAGCCATGGAAGGCGTGGTCTCCGAGGCAGTTAATAGCTTTGCGAGCGGAACGCAATCGCACCAGGTCAAGCGATGACAATGATTACGATGATGACGACAAGGAAAAGGACGATTAG
- the LOC106348743 gene encoding EKC/KEOPS complex subunit TP53RK, whose product MDCEENGWKESLVLIKQGAEARVFESTFVGRRSIVKERFSKKYRHPILDAKLTLKRLNAEARCMTKARKLGVCTPVLYAVDPLLHSLTLEYIEGVSVKDVFLEFGANGIVEERLDDIAAQIGEAIAKLHDGGLSHGDLTTSNMLVRSGTNQLVLIDFGLSFTSTLPEDKAVDLYVLERALLSMHSSCGNVMDRILTAYRKSSKQWSATFNKLAQVRQRGRKRTMIG is encoded by the exons ATGGATTGTGAGGAAAACGGTTGGAAGGAGTCTCTCGTTCTGATAAAACAAGGAGCTGAGGCT AGGGTGTTCGAGTCTACATTTGTGGGGAGAAGATCCATCGTTAAAGAGAGATTCTCGAAGAAGTATAGACACCCGATTCTGGATGCGAAACTCACACTCAAACGATTGAATGCT GAGGCTAGGTGTATGACAAAAGCAAGAAAGCTCGGGGTCTGTACACCAGTCCTCTACGCAGTGGATCCTCTCCTTCATTCCCTGACACTTGAGTACATCGAAGGCGTCTCTGTCAAAGACGTTTTTCTAGAGTTTGGCGCCAATGGGATAGTCGAGGAGCGGTTGGATGATATCGCCGCTCAGATTGGTGAGGCCATAGCTAAGCTCCATGATGGTGGTTTGTCTCACGGTGACTTGACCACATCAAACATGTTAGTCAGAAGCGGAACGAATCAGCTG GTACTAATTGATTTCGGGTTGAGTTTCACGTCCACCTTGCCGGAAGACAAAGCTGTTGATTTGTATGTGCTTGAAAGAGCCTTGCTCTCAATGCATTCTTCATGCGGAAAcgtg ATGGATCGTATACTGACAGCGTATAGGAAGTCCTCAAAGCAATGGTCAGCCACGTTCAACAAGCTCGCTCAAG TGAGGCAACGAGGAAGAAAGCGTACTATGATTGGATGA